TCCCCCGCCCCCGCCGTCTCCCCCCGCGAACAGGCGGCCCATGCCGCGCTCGAGAAGGCCCGCCACGCCGCCCGGGCCGTTCCCCCCGATCCCGCCGGCGCCCTCGAGCTGTACCGCAAGGCGCTCCTGGAAACCGTGGGCACTCCGCTCTACGCCGAGGCCCAGAAAGAGAGCGAAGAGCTGCGCTCGAAGGTGAAGGAGATCGTCGTTGCGGAACTCGAGGCGCTCGACCGCGAGGTCCGCGCCGCCTGCGAGAAGGAAGAATTCGGCCGCGCGGTCCAGATCCTCGAAAAGGCCCGCTCGAAGTATCCGACCGGCGAGTGGACCCAGGGAGTGGACCTGCGCCTGCGCGACGTCACCGTCAAGCACGCCTGGCCCGCCTTCCTCCCCCTGCGGGATCGGGCGCTCGACGCGCGGCGCCGCGGAGCGGAAGACGAGCTGCGCGCCCTCAAGGAGAGGGTGGCCCGCTGGGGCCTTCCGAGTTTCGCGACGGAGCTCGAGAAAACGCTGGCGGCCGCCGCGGAGAATCCCGCCGCGGCGTCCCCGACGCCCGCTCCCCCGCCGGAGCTCAAGCCGCCCAGCGAAGAAGCCCGCCTCTACCAGAAGTTCTGGCAGGAAGCGGCGCTCCTGGCGGCGGCGCGGGAGTACGACGCCGCGGTCGCGGCCCTGGAGCGCGCCGCCGAGCGCGTCCGCGAGCCCGACGTGGCGGGCGAGGCGCGCGCGGACCTCGAGTTCCTCCGCGGCGCGGCCGCGACGTGGCGCGAGGCCCTGGAAGCGCTCCTGCGCTGGCCGCCCGGAGAGCGGCTGCCGCTGGAGCACTACGACGAACTGGGTTCCCCCCGCAAGATCGAGGCGCCGCTCGTCCGCGCGGATGCCCAGGAGGTCGAGGTCATGCAGGGCGGGGCCGCCGTGCCCGTGGATCTGGGCGAGGTCACGGCCCGCTCGCTGGCGGAGATCCTCGCGCGCCTGGCGGGCTCGCGGCCGGCGGCGTCCCCGCGCGCGCTGGCCCTCTTCTGCCTCCTCGACGGGGACGTGGAGGCGGCCCGGCGGTTCCTGGGCGGACCTTCCGACCAGATCCCCTGGAAATACTGGGCCCTGGGGGCGCGGGTGGCGGACGAACGGGCCAATCCCGCTTCCGAGGCCGGCCGGCGCGAAATCGCCGCACGCCGGCTCTACTTCGCCGCCGAAATCGAGCGCCGCGCGCCCCGTACCCGCGGGGCCGCGATCGAAAAATACCGCACCCTCCTCAACGACTACGCCGACACCACCGTCGTCCGGCGCCGGCGCGTCCACATCGCCGCTCAGCGCGAAGCCGGCCGCGAATACGTCTTCCTCGCCGGGGACCTCGCGGCCGCGGGCACCTTCAAACCCGCCCGGGCGCCCAAGCTCGGGCCGTGCTGGACGTCCGAAGCGGAAAGCGATCCCCAGCAGGGACGGGAGAATACGCTCGACTTCTCCTTCTACGCGCTTCCCGACGCGTCCTACCGGTGCTGGGTCTATGTCGGCGGGTGCTGCCAGGAAACCTTCACCTTCTATTATCAGACCACCGACCTCACCGTGCCTCACCCCCAGACTCGCGAGATTCTCGCCGTGGACCCCGGCGGCAACGTCTCGGTGCCGGTGCGCGTCGGAATCCCCTTCCTCAAGCCCCGCCACGAGATGCACGGAGGGCCCAAGGAGCCCAGGCGCTGGGAATGGGTGGCGATTCCGCTGCCCCGCTACGCCTCGGCGGGCCTGAAGACCGTGCGCCTGCTCACCGAGGAGAAGGGCTTTTCCGTGGCCGCCGCGGTCGTGAGCGCCTCGCGGACGCAACCGCCGGTCGAATCCGAACTCCGGGCGTGGCTGCGGGCGGCCCAGCCGGAATCCTCCGGAGCGGAGGACCTGGCGGACGCTTCCCCGCGCGACCCCGCCCTCGTGGGACACTGGACGCTCGACGAGACGGGCCCCACCGCCGCCGACGCCTCCGGGAACGACAACACCGGAATCCTCGTCAACGAGCCGCGGCGGGCGCCGGGCCGGATCGGCGGCGCCCTGGCGCTGGACGGCCGCGACCGGTACGTCAATATCCCGGATTCCCCGACCTTGCGCAAACTCCAGGAGGGCGACTACACGATCGCCGTCTGGTTCCGGCCGAATTCCCGGCCTCCCGGCGCCGACGCCGCCGCTAACGACGGCTCCTACGCGATCGTCATGAAGGGGAGCCGCCCCGAAGGCCTCAAGTACGGCCCCGATCAGAAGTTCTCCATGGATCACTGGCTGGCGGACGGCACGGGCGTGGGCGTCTCCAGCGCGGGCGTTTATCCTCCCGGAGCGTGGTATCACGTCGCGGGCGTCGTGAGCCGCGCCGAAGGAACGATCCGCATCTACGTGAACGGAAAAGCCGACGGCGCGGTGCCCTTCCCCGCGGCGGCGACTCCTTTCGATTTCGGAACCGA
Above is a genomic segment from Planctomycetota bacterium containing:
- a CDS encoding LamG-like jellyroll fold domain-containing protein; translated protein: SPAPAVSPREQAAHAALEKARHAARAVPPDPAGALELYRKALLETVGTPLYAEAQKESEELRSKVKEIVVAELEALDREVRAACEKEEFGRAVQILEKARSKYPTGEWTQGVDLRLRDVTVKHAWPAFLPLRDRALDARRRGAEDELRALKERVARWGLPSFATELEKTLAAAAENPAAASPTPAPPPELKPPSEEARLYQKFWQEAALLAAAREYDAAVAALERAAERVREPDVAGEARADLEFLRGAAATWREALEALLRWPPGERLPLEHYDELGSPRKIEAPLVRADAQEVEVMQGGAAVPVDLGEVTARSLAEILARLAGSRPAASPRALALFCLLDGDVEAARRFLGGPSDQIPWKYWALGARVADERANPASEAGRREIAARRLYFAAEIERRAPRTRGAAIEKYRTLLNDYADTTVVRRRRVHIAAQREAGREYVFLAGDLAAAGTFKPARAPKLGPCWTSEAESDPQQGRENTLDFSFYALPDASYRCWVYVGGCCQETFTFYYQTTDLTVPHPQTREILAVDPGGNVSVPVRVGIPFLKPRHEMHGGPKEPRRWEWVAIPLPRYASAGLKTVRLLTEEKGFSVAAAVVSASRTQPPVESELRAWLRAAQPESSGAEDLADASPRDPALVGHWTLDETGPTAADASGNDNTGILVNEPRRAPGRIGGALALDGRDRYVNIPDSPTLRKLQEGDYTIAVWFRPNSRPPGADAAANDGSYAIVMKGSRPEGLKYGPDQKFSMDHWLADGTGVGVSSAGVYPPGAWYHVAGVVSRAEGTIRIYVNGKADGAVPFPAAATPFDFGTETWKIGIASPGAATHRWAADGAVDDVRVYARALGPNDVRILAGAAAGGPLSVQITSPAPGERFEAGATLAISASVENGEGRVAKVEFYNGSLLLGMDATFPYVLPWNKVPSGVYTLTARAVDKSGAVYVSPPVTIRVGNASLYRAIDLAGQAAKFDGLDWEGPQARNLSVKGEAAEPPEVTLDPPVADPRWASLLRTSVASKEGTHVALNPMPNGSYQVYLYVWNPRGPQSYEILLKGRVVGRYTGGPAGRWDRLGPWFVDVTDGALDLAARGGEAHFSALEVWRVTR